In Vallicoccus soli, the following are encoded in one genomic region:
- a CDS encoding RidA family protein, producing the protein MPVQTLNPAGLPQPEHYHQVAVATGSRTVFLSGQVARDGDGTPVGAGDLAAQVEQAYLNVATALAAVGGTFDDVAKLVVYVVDWGEDKLPALGEGVARAAQRLGVDPRKPITLLGVAALGEPDLLVEVDATAVLP; encoded by the coding sequence GTGCCCGTCCAGACGCTGAACCCCGCGGGGCTGCCGCAGCCCGAGCACTACCACCAGGTGGCCGTGGCCACCGGCTCCCGGACCGTCTTCCTGTCGGGGCAGGTGGCGCGCGACGGGGACGGCACCCCCGTGGGCGCGGGAGACCTCGCCGCGCAGGTGGAGCAGGCGTACCTCAACGTCGCCACCGCCCTGGCCGCGGTCGGCGGCACGTTCGACGACGTGGCGAAGCTCGTCGTCTACGTCGTGGACTGGGGCGAGGACAAGCTCCCGGCGCTGGGCGAGGGCGTCGCGCGCGCCGCCCAGCGGCTGGGCGTCGACCCCCGCAAGCCCATCACCCTGCTCGGCGTCGCGGCCCTCGGCGAGCCCGACCTGCTCGTGGAGGTGGACGCCACCGCGGTCCTGCCGTGA
- a CDS encoding TetR/AcrR family transcriptional regulator, protein MPRTADPAVRRALVERAAHLLARREPVTLRVLVQGTGASTMAVYTHFGGMPGLWRAVRQEGHTRLAAALDAVPRTGDAVRDLAALGAAYVGAALAAPDLYAAMFDPRADLEDPAAAERGYRRLVSAVEAVRATGRLPAAAAPEEVAARLWSCGHGVASLGAAGLLPRAAVAAQGPDLALGVLLAAGAAADDAGPSVRAGWVLPG, encoded by the coding sequence GTGCCCAGGACCGCCGACCCCGCCGTCCGCCGCGCGCTCGTGGAGCGCGCCGCGCACCTGCTCGCCCGGCGCGAGCCGGTCACCCTGCGCGTGCTGGTGCAGGGCACCGGCGCGTCGACCATGGCGGTCTACACCCACTTCGGGGGGATGCCGGGGCTGTGGCGGGCGGTGCGCCAGGAGGGCCACACGCGCCTGGCGGCCGCGCTCGACGCGGTCCCGCGCACCGGCGACGCGGTCCGCGACCTGGCCGCGCTCGGCGCGGCCTACGTCGGCGCCGCGCTCGCCGCGCCCGACCTCTACGCCGCGATGTTCGACCCCCGCGCCGACCTCGAGGACCCTGCGGCGGCCGAGCGCGGCTACCGGCGGCTCGTGTCCGCGGTCGAGGCGGTACGGGCCACCGGCCGGCTGCCGGCCGCCGCCGCGCCGGAGGAGGTCGCCGCGCGCCTCTGGTCCTGCGGGCACGGGGTCGCCTCGCTGGGCGCCGCAGGGCTGCTGCCCCGCGCCGCGGTCGCCGCGCAGGGACCCGACCTCGCGCTCGGCGTGCTGCTGGCCGCCGGCGCCGCCGCGGACGACGCGGGACCGTCCGTGCGCGCCGGCTGGGTGCTGCCCGGCTAG
- a CDS encoding formylglycine-generating enzyme family protein, with the protein MVRVPGGPFLMGGEDPDAFTADGEGPVREVALRPFLVDETAVTTAQFGAFVRDTGWVTDAERYGWSFVFHALVPPTAAGHVMPGAVPGAPWWRAVRGAWWRAPEGPGSDVAGRKDHPVVHVSWHDASAYAAWAGKRLPTEAEWERAARGGLERARYPWGDELAPRGRHRCNTWQGTFPTRNTAEDGYVGTAPVRSYRPNGLGLWCVAGNVWEWCSDRWSTDWHAADRPETRVDPQGPPTGSSRVVRGGSYLCHDSYCNRYRVAARTGNTPDSTTGHTGFRCAADL; encoded by the coding sequence ATGGTGCGGGTCCCGGGCGGCCCGTTCCTCATGGGCGGCGAGGACCCCGACGCCTTCACGGCCGACGGCGAGGGCCCGGTGCGCGAGGTGGCGCTGCGGCCCTTCCTCGTCGACGAGACGGCCGTGACCACGGCGCAGTTCGGCGCCTTCGTGCGCGACACCGGCTGGGTCACCGACGCCGAGCGGTACGGCTGGTCGTTCGTCTTCCACGCGCTCGTCCCGCCGACCGCGGCGGGGCACGTCATGCCGGGCGCGGTCCCGGGGGCGCCCTGGTGGCGTGCGGTACGCGGCGCCTGGTGGCGCGCGCCCGAGGGGCCGGGGTCCGACGTGGCCGGGCGCAAGGACCACCCCGTGGTCCACGTCTCGTGGCACGACGCGAGCGCCTACGCCGCCTGGGCGGGCAAGCGGTTGCCCACGGAGGCGGAGTGGGAGCGCGCCGCCCGCGGCGGCCTCGAGCGGGCCCGGTACCCGTGGGGCGACGAGCTCGCCCCGCGCGGCCGGCACCGCTGCAACACCTGGCAGGGGACGTTCCCCACGCGCAACACCGCCGAGGACGGGTACGTCGGGACGGCCCCGGTCCGCTCGTACCGCCCCAACGGGCTCGGCCTGTGGTGCGTGGCCGGCAACGTGTGGGAGTGGTGCTCCGACCGCTGGAGCACGGACTGGCACGCCGCGGACCGGCCCGAGACGCGGGTCGACCCGCAGGGCCCGCCGACCGGGAGCTCCCGGGTGGTGCGGGGCGGCTCCTACCTGTGCCACGACTCGTACTGCAACCGCTACCGCGTCGCGGCGCGCACCGGCAACACCCCAGACAGCACGACCGGGCACACCGGCTTCCGCTGCGCGGCCGACCTCTAG